A genome region from Pseudanabaena sp. Chao 1811 includes the following:
- a CDS encoding DUF11 domain-containing protein: MKNRSWATRHLTKKYFLRDSFKWAAILLFGVSQFPELSFAQQVTPTPSPIKNTATYSYTEPVTGSVFTGLSSQLQVQPQKILIDPFGLLTACDGGLLPDFSDFSIGLYELLNATGDIGAPISLTATVPPNQPSANKFVGLAPNFYNANPFFLTNSDQGRYNFLLDPSRGQVDAGREYVLVVKPPAKSQLSGRRIKITINSRNGNIVSYTATSLDGNPISSTGGETSISGKFDISNAETVGLSLAVVNLKLNVCETQAIQIIKTGDRAAAEPGDIAVYRLAVRNLSSAEISQPEIRDDLPVGFQYVNNSVRAELGGVAVAVTLVQNGRSLIFQPNITLPKSSSNLALNIAYAAQVTNDAIRGTGINRATISGVRSDNKQVVRDGPVFHQLRIRPGILSDCGTLIGRVFVDKNFDGEQQPGEPGVPNAVIFMDDGTRIVTDANGLYSLSNVLSGSRTLALDLTSVAGYTLAPNLYFIERNSQSRLVKLAPGGLGRVNFAVTPAARGLSNNQQGGTK, translated from the coding sequence ATGAAAAACCGAAGTTGGGCGACCAGACATCTAACAAAGAAATATTTTTTGCGCGACAGTTTTAAATGGGCTGCGATACTTCTATTTGGAGTATCACAATTCCCAGAGCTGAGCTTTGCGCAACAAGTAACCCCAACTCCTTCACCAATTAAAAATACAGCTACCTACAGTTATACCGAACCAGTTACAGGAAGTGTATTTACAGGACTTTCGTCACAACTTCAGGTACAACCACAGAAGATACTAATTGATCCCTTTGGTTTACTGACAGCCTGCGATGGTGGCTTATTACCAGACTTCTCAGATTTTAGTATTGGTTTGTATGAATTACTCAATGCCACAGGTGATATTGGCGCACCTATTTCCCTAACTGCTACAGTACCGCCAAATCAACCATCAGCCAACAAATTTGTTGGGCTTGCACCTAATTTCTACAATGCAAATCCCTTCTTTCTCACCAACAGCGATCAAGGGCGCTATAACTTTCTGCTTGATCCTAGTCGTGGGCAAGTTGACGCTGGTCGCGAGTATGTTTTAGTTGTCAAACCTCCTGCCAAATCGCAACTAAGTGGAAGAAGAATTAAAATCACCATCAATTCACGAAATGGCAATATCGTAAGTTATACAGCTACATCGCTAGATGGAAATCCCATATCGTCAACTGGTGGCGAGACTTCGATTAGTGGGAAATTTGATATTAGTAATGCGGAAACCGTAGGGCTGTCTCTGGCGGTAGTTAACCTTAAATTGAATGTATGTGAAACGCAGGCAATCCAAATCATCAAAACAGGCGATCGCGCTGCCGCAGAACCCGGAGACATTGCAGTCTATCGCTTAGCAGTTCGGAATCTCTCCAGTGCAGAGATCAGTCAACCTGAAATTCGCGATGACTTACCCGTTGGATTCCAATATGTAAATAACTCGGTGCGTGCGGAACTAGGCGGCGTAGCAGTTGCGGTTACCTTAGTTCAGAATGGTAGAAGTCTAATCTTCCAGCCCAATATTACCCTTCCCAAATCCTCTAGCAATCTTGCGCTTAACATCGCTTATGCGGCTCAAGTCACCAATGATGCAATTCGTGGCACAGGGATTAATCGAGCAACCATATCAGGCGTTCGGAGCGACAATAAACAGGTTGTCCGTGATGGTCCCGTCTTCCATCAGTTAAGAATTCGTCCAGGAATCCTCTCAGATTGTGGAACTTTAATCGGACGGGTATTTGTAGATAAGAACTTTGATGGTGAACAACAACCTGGGGAACCGGGTGTACCCAATGCAGTAATTTTTATGGATGATGGTACTCGGATTGTGACCGATGCCAATGGACTTTATTCCCTGAGTAACGTTCTTTCTGGCAGTCGTACTTTGGCGCTTGATTTAACTTCTGTTGCAGGATACACGCTCGCACCTAACTTGTATTTTATTGAGCGCAATAGTCAATCGCGTTTGGTGAAGTTAGCTCCAGGGGGATTAGGTCGGGTTAACTTTGCAGTAACTCCTGCGGCAAGGGGCCTTAGTAATAACCAACAGGGAGGTACAAAGTAA
- a CDS encoding beta strand repeat-containing protein translates to MIYPSKRFQKSDRIKTLKPSPFLLRFLAALSIGGGGAWQLFPLIASAQTVPLTPAGTAINNTATGTYVDPNTGETFNTTSNTVTATVAEVAGVAAVPSGIIDVNGGSVTTNDQLLFTFLVTNVGNEVSALHIPSTVTPVGATLGSAQVLNGVTLAAGVYVTEINGVILARPVILPASGNTDDATFIAAINNAAGGNYTALNGGTPFNGSINANSGIKVIVPATVTATVAGNPISVTLGDTGANNNNAGTQNQPDSGLEPPAVGTDPISAASEIYTINFAGAPPANGVRESSAFQTVPLATQINSLALATILKTRIAYNANSAATFTDDTLTYRLDLRVESAAPTGSTGIVPAPLLGTSIRVDGASPVTKVLISDAIPTNTTIDLTALPPATVTINGVVWTRVYTAQPVATGPLAATQDWLTTAPTAGTTRIGYIADGPLASGYSTVLDPNGFRVQVVTTGLTVVNSAVTIANVAQVFGQTTAGPISPTNPLVYDESGDQNPNNFENGSPSLPPITTSNTSPSGVADPNADGTDSNNGGNNNQGTGPGGEDNVFTINPPGSILNGPQGQPGAIGPNGTNQTDFANKSAPIAAGLKTGDPVNPAPVTFTNTVQNPSSNTNQLDNVTLEPISATLAAAATGTAIANYDLSNLPLTNAPLPDGTTVLIAYGNRAALYTLTGGNFVLTSSSAATVSVSGTTVTITPGANETTPAPIIIPTVAIGQSLDYYVQVDLPATAVVTKGYSVPIVAYVNSNTADGSTFKTTGTQLGQDNPFNIEINRVYTGYLDLVKLSRVLQGTGPALSVPADATFSNTSKTPAPGNIIEYLLSYTNISTPASGSGNVVLNANNIVITEDGAAAPNNWATTTLNVPSTARVDQDGTQPIPNTVPTYNAVITFFTGATATTTTDPTVTKYLDSIPTLTPGQTGYFKFQRQVK, encoded by the coding sequence ATGATTTATCCAAGCAAAAGATTTCAGAAAAGCGATCGCATCAAAACGTTAAAGCCTAGTCCCTTTCTTCTACGCTTTTTAGCAGCACTCTCCATCGGGGGCGGTGGAGCATGGCAATTATTTCCCCTAATAGCATCAGCTCAGACTGTTCCGTTAACACCTGCTGGTACAGCAATCAACAATACCGCCACAGGTACTTATGTAGACCCAAATACAGGTGAAACCTTTAACACCACTTCCAATACCGTCACGGCAACTGTTGCCGAGGTGGCAGGTGTCGCGGCTGTTCCCTCTGGAATCATTGATGTTAACGGGGGTAGTGTTACCACCAATGATCAACTGCTCTTCACTTTTTTAGTTACTAATGTAGGTAATGAAGTCTCAGCGCTACATATTCCATCCACTGTAACTCCTGTAGGTGCGACTCTTGGAAGCGCTCAAGTGCTTAATGGGGTCACACTGGCTGCTGGTGTTTATGTTACGGAAATTAACGGGGTTATTTTAGCAAGACCTGTAATTCTTCCTGCTAGTGGCAATACAGATGACGCTACCTTTATAGCTGCGATTAACAATGCTGCTGGCGGTAACTATACAGCTCTAAATGGCGGTACACCTTTTAATGGCAGCATCAACGCCAATTCTGGTATTAAAGTAATCGTACCTGCGACCGTTACAGCAACCGTAGCAGGCAATCCCATATCAGTCACCTTAGGCGATACAGGAGCTAACAACAACAATGCTGGCACTCAAAACCAACCTGACAGTGGATTAGAACCCCCAGCCGTTGGTACTGATCCCATATCCGCCGCATCTGAAATTTATACAATCAATTTTGCGGGCGCTCCCCCAGCGAATGGAGTCCGTGAATCTAGTGCCTTCCAGACCGTACCTTTAGCTACCCAAATCAACAGCCTTGCGCTAGCGACAATTCTCAAAACCCGCATAGCCTATAATGCGAATAGTGCAGCAACTTTCACTGATGACACCCTCACCTATCGTTTAGATTTGCGGGTGGAGTCAGCAGCACCTACTGGTAGCACTGGTATTGTTCCTGCGCCCTTGCTAGGCACTAGCATCAGAGTTGATGGCGCTTCTCCCGTAACTAAGGTGTTGATTTCTGATGCAATTCCTACCAATACCACTATAGATCTTACCGCCCTTCCTCCAGCTACAGTCACAATCAATGGTGTGGTTTGGACAAGGGTTTATACAGCTCAACCCGTAGCTACTGGTCCCTTAGCTGCTACACAGGATTGGTTAACTACTGCACCCACGGCTGGGACAACGCGCATTGGTTATATTGCCGATGGTCCACTGGCTTCTGGATACTCCACAGTCCTTGATCCGAATGGTTTCCGTGTCCAAGTTGTTACAACTGGTTTAACAGTAGTAAACAGTGCCGTTACGATCGCTAACGTTGCCCAAGTATTTGGTCAAACCACAGCAGGACCTATCAGCCCTACGAATCCACTGGTTTATGATGAATCTGGAGACCAAAACCCTAATAACTTTGAGAATGGCTCCCCATCATTACCACCAATTACGACCTCTAACACCTCGCCAAGTGGGGTAGCAGATCCTAATGCTGATGGTACTGATAGCAATAATGGTGGTAACAACAACCAAGGTACTGGACCTGGTGGTGAAGACAACGTTTTCACCATTAATCCTCCTGGTTCCATTTTAAATGGACCTCAAGGACAACCTGGAGCGATCGGCCCCAACGGAACTAACCAAACTGATTTTGCGAACAAGTCGGCACCTATTGCTGCTGGTCTGAAAACTGGAGATCCTGTCAATCCTGCACCCGTCACTTTCACCAACACGGTTCAGAACCCTTCTAGTAATACCAATCAGTTAGACAATGTGACCTTGGAACCAATATCTGCAACCTTGGCAGCAGCAGCTACTGGTACGGCGATCGCCAACTATGACTTAAGCAATCTCCCCCTTACCAATGCACCATTACCAGATGGCACAACAGTCTTGATCGCCTATGGCAATCGAGCCGCTTTGTACACCCTGACTGGCGGAAACTTTGTCCTGACTTCTAGCTCAGCTGCAACTGTTAGTGTTAGCGGTACAACGGTCACAATTACACCCGGTGCTAACGAGACAACTCCTGCGCCAATCATTATTCCTACCGTTGCCATCGGTCAGTCTTTAGACTATTACGTTCAGGTTGATCTACCTGCAACTGCCGTAGTAACTAAAGGTTATTCTGTACCGATCGTTGCCTACGTCAACAGTAATACGGCAGATGGTTCTACCTTCAAAACGACTGGTACACAATTGGGACAAGATAATCCCTTCAATATCGAGATTAACCGTGTTTATACAGGTTACTTAGATCTCGTCAAACTATCTCGGGTTTTGCAAGGAACAGGACCAGCATTATCAGTACCAGCAGACGCAACCTTTAGTAACACATCTAAAACCCCTGCCCCCGGTAACATCATTGAGTACCTTCTGAGCTATACCAATATCTCTACTCCTGCAAGTGGCAGTGGCAATGTGGTTTTGAATGCGAATAATATCGTGATTACTGAAGATGGTGCGGCGGCTCCAAATAACTGGGCGACCACGACTTTAAATGTACCTAGTACTGCTCGTGTCGATCAAGATGGTACTCAGCCTATTCCCAATACAGTTCCCACCTATAACGCTGTGATTACCTTCTTTACTGGTGCGACGGCTACTACCACCACAGATCCTACTGTCACCAAATATTTGGACAGCATTCCAACATTGACTCCAGGTCAAACGGGATACTTTAAGTTCCAACGTCAGGTCAAGTAG
- a CDS encoding aldehyde oxygenase (deformylating) — MSSVPINLSLDFYSDSYRDSFSRINGIVIEGEQEAYDNFLCLAQLLPEHTEELIHLGRMEFRHRKSFEACGKNLKVHPDLKFAEEFFADLRQVFQIAANNQQIATCLLIQSLVIECFAIAAYNNYIPVADNFARKITESVVADEYLHLDFGAAWLKENFTTFKAEIESANHQVLPIIWRMLNQVEVDAMTIGMNKQLLIEDFIIRYGESLSQIGFSTREIMRLTSQGLGIG; from the coding sequence ATGTCATCAGTTCCCATAAACCTATCCCTTGATTTTTATAGTGATTCCTATCGCGATAGTTTCAGTCGTATCAATGGCATTGTGATTGAAGGAGAACAGGAAGCCTATGATAATTTTCTCTGCTTAGCACAACTTCTCCCAGAACATACAGAAGAATTAATCCATTTAGGAAGAATGGAATTTCGTCATCGCAAAAGCTTTGAAGCCTGTGGCAAAAATCTTAAAGTACATCCCGATCTCAAATTTGCCGAAGAATTCTTTGCAGATTTGCGTCAAGTCTTTCAAATTGCTGCTAACAATCAACAAATTGCCACTTGTCTATTGATTCAGTCTTTAGTGATTGAATGTTTTGCGATCGCAGCCTATAACAACTACATTCCTGTTGCTGATAATTTTGCGCGTAAAATCACTGAATCTGTAGTTGCTGATGAATATCTTCATCTTGATTTTGGTGCAGCATGGCTCAAGGAAAATTTTACAACTTTCAAAGCGGAAATAGAATCTGCTAACCATCAAGTTTTACCAATTATCTGGAGAATGCTCAATCAAGTGGAAGTTGATGCGATGACAATTGGGATGAATAAGCAATTGCTAATTGAAGATTTTATTATTCGCTATGGTGAATCCCTCAGCCAAATTGGATTCAGTACCCGTGAAATCATGCGATTAACTAGTCAGGGTCTAGGGATTGGCTAG
- a CDS encoding PAS domain S-box protein, which produces MKSAIIRNPLMVDLKATVAEAIAQMVAGRSQCSVDYVTGRSQCSVDYDTHNNFHRMGISCVLIVEEHQVIGILTERDVVRLITQSLPIGRLTVSDVMTHPVITLRESDFSEVLSAINIFQQHHIRHLPIVDEQDHLVGLLTHESLRQVFRPFELLRFRLVSEVMTSHVVCASPQASMWEIAQQMTEHQVSCVVIVEPLPTQTSLLKPVGILTERDLVQLQSEGINLKQQLANTRMSRPVFTVQPDDSLWAVQQRMEQKLIRRLVVTGTQGELLGLVTQSNVLKVFNPLEVYSLAEMLEARVLQLEAEKADILASRTAELERLVEERTASLRIAAERERLVAEIADRIRVSLDLQEILDICVSEVRDFLQCDRVLVYQFQPDWSGIIIAESVAQGLSLSLGNHIQDSCFQEQTTNLYSDDQPIFLNNIYTAGYADCHVRLLEQYQVKANLVVPIRVSGQLWGLLIGHQCQEFRQWQTSDISLLRNISVQLAIAIQQSNAYQQLQELNQELEAKVQAQTQELLQVNSLQQAILNSTDYAIVSTDLNGIVKTFNAGAERMSGYQASELIDIANILSLHDRQELSDRASDTSQELGVEITDSEMLGAMTGKGAEREEEWISIRKDGSRFPSIISIKPLKDTNDQVIGFVGIARDITEQKAIAFDRQLAEAALKESEHRFRRVFESSVVGKIFTDFSGQINQANDRFLEMLGYTREELESGQINWKQMTPPEYVSQDLAAIAHLSTHESIAPWEKAYYHKDGHYVYVLVGATMISAQDCVAVIVDISDLKKSENALRESQQFIQTVLDSFPLAVFWKDLNSVYLGCNEIFLKTTGFSSTSEIVGKNDFDFPYTLDQVRSFRADDHQVMQSRIPKYFIEEKLTMPTGEARWLETNKVPLQDLEGNIIGVLGTFQDITRRKQIEQQLQQSRDQFQRLVTDIGDQFIFFSHSGTEGILNYISAGSAPILGLKSEDALGKCWVEIAKWHLEDLQKSFDIVQQMATGTIDFHQLDLRFTHPDGTERTLRVSAHPIRDSEGNLLAIEGLGEDITESHKAQQLLLEMNQKLAISNEQLERVTRLKDEFLANMSHELRTPLNAILGITEGLQEGTFGRLNAQQEKMLKIVASSGSHLLDLINDILDLAKIEAGKLQLECHPTHLERLSQASVMFVKQQAMQKNVQLQVKCAKALPEIAIDERRIRQVLINLLNNAVKFTSDGGSVTLEVTLQEAIPEQSPSAIANSVTHWVRLAVIDTGIGIESEALKMLFQPFIQVDSALNRQYEGTGLGLALVKRIVELHGGYVSATSQVGVGSCFEIKLPYNERATPLPKKSSKVSSSDKVIGKSDDTSPSPVILLAEDNEANIVTLVNYLVAKGYRIIVAKDGQAAIDLVQIEQPDLVLMDIQMPVIDGFEAIKRIRSKQFTMPIIALTALAMTGDREKCLAAGANDYLSKPIRLKQLTTLIEQLLSKA; this is translated from the coding sequence TTGAAGTCAGCCATTATTCGTAATCCTTTAATGGTTGATCTCAAAGCAACGGTTGCTGAAGCGATCGCACAAATGGTGGCTGGGCGATCGCAATGTTCTGTTGATTATGTGACTGGGCGATCGCAATGTTCTGTTGATTATGATACTCATAACAATTTTCATCGGATGGGGATCAGTTGTGTACTGATTGTTGAAGAGCATCAGGTCATCGGTATATTGACAGAACGCGATGTCGTGCGTCTAATTACTCAGTCACTTCCCATTGGTCGGTTGACTGTCAGCGATGTCATGACGCACCCTGTCATTACCTTGCGCGAGTCTGATTTCTCTGAAGTATTATCGGCAATTAACATCTTTCAGCAACACCACATTCGGCATCTACCCATCGTCGATGAGCAAGATCATTTAGTAGGACTGCTCACCCATGAGAGCCTCCGACAAGTCTTTCGTCCCTTTGAGCTATTGCGATTTCGACTTGTGTCGGAGGTGATGACTAGTCATGTTGTTTGTGCTAGCCCTCAGGCTTCGATGTGGGAAATCGCACAGCAAATGACGGAACATCAGGTAAGTTGTGTGGTTATTGTCGAACCCTTGCCAACGCAGACATCCTTACTTAAACCTGTGGGAATTTTGACTGAGAGGGATCTGGTGCAGTTGCAGTCTGAGGGGATTAATCTCAAACAGCAACTAGCAAATACGAGAATGAGCCGACCTGTCTTTACGGTTCAGCCTGATGATTCTCTTTGGGCAGTGCAGCAGCGAATGGAACAAAAATTAATTCGGCGGTTGGTGGTGACGGGGACACAGGGGGAACTGTTAGGACTTGTGACTCAAAGTAATGTCTTAAAGGTTTTCAATCCACTAGAAGTCTATAGTTTGGCGGAGATGCTCGAGGCGAGAGTACTCCAATTGGAGGCAGAGAAGGCGGATATTTTGGCAAGTCGTACTGCTGAATTAGAGAGACTGGTAGAGGAAAGAACAGCTTCTTTAAGGATTGCAGCAGAACGGGAAAGGCTCGTGGCAGAAATCGCCGATCGCATTCGGGTGTCTCTAGATCTACAAGAGATTTTAGATATTTGTGTGAGTGAGGTACGTGATTTCTTGCAATGTGATCGCGTATTGGTGTATCAATTTCAACCCGATTGGAGTGGGATCATTATTGCGGAGTCGGTAGCACAGGGATTGTCATTATCCCTCGGCAACCATATCCAAGATTCTTGCTTTCAAGAGCAAACGACGAATCTGTACAGTGATGATCAACCGATATTTCTGAATAATATCTACACCGCAGGCTATGCCGATTGTCATGTGCGGTTACTAGAGCAATATCAAGTCAAGGCAAATCTGGTGGTTCCGATTCGGGTGTCGGGGCAGTTATGGGGACTGCTAATCGGACATCAATGCCAAGAGTTTCGTCAATGGCAAACCAGTGATATTAGCCTCTTGCGGAATATCTCAGTACAATTAGCGATCGCCATTCAGCAATCCAATGCCTATCAACAACTTCAGGAACTCAACCAAGAGCTAGAGGCAAAAGTACAAGCGCAAACCCAAGAACTATTGCAAGTCAACAGTTTGCAACAGGCAATTCTCAATAGTACAGATTACGCAATTGTTTCCACTGACTTAAATGGCATTGTGAAAACCTTTAATGCAGGTGCAGAAAGGATGTCTGGTTATCAGGCGAGCGAACTGATTGATATTGCCAACATTTTATCTCTGCATGATCGTCAGGAATTAAGCGATCGGGCATCGGACACCTCTCAGGAATTGGGCGTAGAGATTACTGATAGTGAAATGTTAGGGGCGATGACGGGAAAAGGTGCAGAGCGGGAAGAGGAATGGATCAGTATTCGCAAAGATGGTTCGCGGTTTCCCTCGATCATATCGATCAAACCTCTCAAAGATACTAATGATCAAGTGATTGGCTTTGTCGGAATTGCTAGAGATATTACCGAGCAGAAAGCGATCGCATTCGATCGCCAACTTGCCGAAGCTGCTCTCAAAGAAAGTGAACACCGCTTCCGTCGCGTGTTTGAATCTAGTGTAGTGGGGAAGATATTTACGGACTTTAGTGGTCAGATTAATCAGGCAAACGATCGCTTTTTGGAAATGCTTGGCTATACCAGAGAGGAACTGGAGTCTGGGCAAATTAATTGGAAACAGATGACTCCCCCCGAATATGTGTCGCAGGATCTTGCCGCGATCGCCCATCTATCGACCCATGAATCAATTGCTCCTTGGGAAAAAGCCTACTATCACAAAGATGGTCATTATGTTTATGTGCTAGTGGGAGCTACGATGATCTCTGCTCAAGATTGTGTCGCTGTGATCGTGGATATTAGCGATCTCAAGAAATCAGAAAATGCCCTCAGAGAATCTCAACAATTTATCCAAACTGTTTTAGATAGTTTTCCCCTTGCCGTATTCTGGAAAGACTTGAATTCTGTATATCTTGGTTGTAATGAAATATTTTTGAAAACTACGGGATTCTCATCTACTTCAGAAATTGTGGGAAAAAATGACTTTGATTTTCCCTATACCTTAGATCAAGTCAGAAGTTTTCGAGCCGATGATCACCAAGTCATGCAATCTCGCATCCCCAAATATTTTATCGAAGAAAAGCTCACGATGCCAACGGGGGAGGCGCGTTGGCTGGAAACCAATAAAGTGCCACTGCAAGATTTGGAAGGTAATATCATTGGCGTATTGGGGACTTTTCAAGATATTACGCGCCGCAAACAAATTGAGCAGCAATTGCAGCAAAGTCGTGATCAATTCCAACGACTAGTGACTGATATCGGTGATCAATTCATCTTTTTTAGCCATTCTGGTACTGAGGGCATCCTGAACTATATTAGTGCTGGGAGTGCTCCAATATTGGGGCTTAAAAGCGAAGATGCCCTCGGCAAGTGTTGGGTGGAAATCGCTAAATGGCATTTGGAGGATCTGCAAAAGTCATTTGACATTGTGCAGCAAATGGCGACAGGCACGATCGATTTCCATCAATTGGATCTCCGATTTACCCATCCCGATGGGACAGAACGCACACTTAGGGTCTCAGCGCATCCTATTAGAGATAGTGAAGGCAATCTACTTGCTATTGAGGGACTAGGGGAAGATATTACTGAAAGCCACAAAGCCCAGCAATTACTCCTTGAGATGAATCAAAAGCTGGCAATATCTAATGAACAGCTTGAACGGGTTACCCGCCTTAAAGATGAATTTCTCGCTAATATGAGTCATGAACTTCGCACACCACTCAATGCGATTCTAGGGATTACAGAAGGTTTGCAAGAAGGAACCTTTGGGAGGCTTAATGCCCAGCAAGAGAAAATGTTGAAGATCGTAGCTAGTAGTGGCAGCCATTTACTAGATCTAATTAATGACATTCTTGATCTTGCCAAAATTGAAGCGGGTAAATTGCAATTAGAATGCCATCCTACCCATCTTGAACGGCTGAGCCAAGCCAGTGTAATGTTTGTCAAACAACAGGCAATGCAAAAAAATGTGCAATTGCAAGTTAAGTGTGCCAAGGCTCTGCCCGAAATCGCAATCGATGAACGACGTATCCGCCAAGTATTGATCAATCTTTTGAACAATGCTGTGAAATTTACATCAGATGGAGGTTCTGTTACCCTAGAAGTGACTTTACAAGAGGCAATACCAGAACAATCACCAAGCGCGATCGCAAATTCTGTCACTCACTGGGTTAGACTTGCGGTAATTGATACGGGTATTGGCATTGAATCTGAGGCTCTCAAAATGCTGTTTCAGCCCTTTATCCAAGTTGATAGCGCTCTCAACCGCCAATATGAGGGTACGGGCTTAGGATTAGCTCTAGTCAAACGGATCGTTGAGCTACATGGTGGATATGTTTCTGCTACTAGTCAAGTTGGTGTTGGCAGTTGCTTTGAAATCAAACTTCCCTATAACGAAAGAGCTACGCCGCTTCCTAAAAAATCATCAAAGGTATCATCATCAGATAAGGTTATTGGCAAGAGTGATGATACATCGCCCTCTCCTGTAATTTTACTCGCAGAAGATAATGAAGCAAATATCGTTACTCTAGTTAACTATTTAGTTGCTAAGGGCTACCGCATCATTGTCGCGAAGGATGGACAGGCAGCAATTGATCTGGTACAAATTGAGCAACCTGATCTCGTGCTGATGGATATTCAAATGCCAGTAATTGATGGTTTTGAGGCAATTAAACGCATTCGCAGCAAGCAGTTTACTATGCCAATCATTGCCCTCACGGCTCTAGCGATGACAGGCGATCGCGAAAAATGTTTAGCCGCAGGAGCTAATGACTATCTCAGTAAACCAATTAGGTTAAAACAGCTAACTACCTTGATAGAACAGTTGCTTAGTAAAGCGTAA
- a CDS encoding SWIM zinc finger family protein, which translates to MQNQDSPAVESISWTSEKVLLLAPDAASAKNGKSLATLSKWNGLGQEQQIIWGECQGSGKAPYRTQIDLSEPAFRCSCPSRKFPCKHGLGLFLLLVSHPTSLTNGTPPDWVSDWITSRAKREEKQKQKTSEPEKVVDPEAQAKRVKARFNKVKTGVQDLQIWLNDLIRQGLTAVRTESYQFWEQPAARMVDAQAPSLARQLRDIPSIIASGRGWESRLLAKLGKLHLLLEGFHRLESLPLPIQADIRNQIGWTQSQSELLANLEQEPSTSKNLQQDLWLVIGQQMEIEDRLRVSRTWLWGKQSHRYALFLQFAHGTQAFETNFLLGNYLDAELAFFESGYPLRAIIKTRQNPQLLVSTADLVGYATIDLAIASYSSALVKNPWLERFPLTLQQVIPIHNEGKWFIRDRAANLLPISARFERGWTILALSGGHPVTIFGEWNSNDFYPLSIWVGEKFYVA; encoded by the coding sequence ATGCAAAATCAAGATTCTCCAGCAGTAGAAAGTATCTCTTGGACATCTGAGAAGGTGTTGCTATTAGCACCTGATGCCGCCTCTGCCAAAAATGGTAAAAGTCTAGCAACATTAAGTAAATGGAATGGACTAGGACAAGAACAACAGATAATTTGGGGAGAATGTCAAGGTAGCGGCAAAGCCCCATACCGCACTCAAATCGATTTATCGGAACCAGCCTTTCGCTGTAGTTGCCCCAGTCGTAAGTTTCCCTGTAAGCATGGACTAGGCTTGTTTTTATTACTGGTGAGTCATCCTACCTCTCTAACTAATGGAACGCCACCAGATTGGGTTTCTGATTGGATTACCTCTCGCGCTAAGCGGGAAGAAAAACAAAAGCAAAAAACTAGCGAACCTGAAAAAGTGGTTGATCCAGAGGCTCAAGCAAAACGTGTCAAGGCTAGATTCAACAAAGTTAAGACAGGAGTGCAGGATTTACAAATTTGGCTCAATGATTTAATCCGTCAGGGATTAACCGCAGTTCGTACTGAGTCGTACCAGTTTTGGGAGCAACCTGCGGCGCGAATGGTTGATGCTCAAGCCCCCAGTTTAGCGAGACAGCTACGAGATATTCCCAGTATCATTGCTTCTGGCAGGGGTTGGGAGTCGAGACTGTTAGCCAAATTAGGCAAATTACATTTACTTTTAGAAGGATTTCACCGTTTAGAATCTCTTCCCTTACCCATTCAAGCGGATATTCGTAATCAGATTGGTTGGACACAGAGTCAGTCAGAACTACTGGCTAACTTAGAGCAGGAGCCATCTACATCGAAAAATCTCCAACAGGATCTCTGGTTAGTCATCGGGCAACAAATGGAGATAGAAGATCGTTTGCGGGTGAGTCGGACTTGGCTATGGGGGAAACAGAGCCATCGTTATGCCCTATTTCTCCAATTTGCCCACGGTACTCAAGCCTTTGAGACAAATTTTCTATTAGGCAATTATCTAGATGCGGAACTAGCCTTTTTTGAGAGTGGCTATCCACTTCGCGCCATCATTAAAACCAGACAGAATCCACAATTGCTAGTATCCACCGCAGATCTAGTTGGCTATGCAACCATTGATTTAGCGATCGCCTCTTATAGTAGCGCCCTAGTGAAAAATCCTTGGTTAGAGCGCTTTCCCCTCACCCTTCAACAGGTTATCCCCATCCATAACGAGGGCAAATGGTTTATCCGCGATCGCGCTGCTAATCTGTTACCCATATCAGCACGGTTTGAGCGTGGCTGGACGATCTTAGCCCTAAGTGGTGGACATCCTGTAACCATCTTTGGCGAATGGAATAGCAATGATTTTTATCCCTTGAGTATTTGGGTAGGAGAGAAGTTTTATGTCGCTTGA